In the Deltaproteobacteria bacterium genome, one interval contains:
- a CDS encoding cation-translocating P-type ATPase → MKPDNLCATGQPFPGLSSEQAALKLTTEGFNELPSAKKRGLLRLAFEVASEPMFLLLVGCGALYLTLGELSDALVLLGFVFVVMGITLYQERKTERALEALRDLSSPRALVVRDGVARRIPGREVVTEDILCLCEGDRVPADAVVLEGSNLTVDESLLTGESVPVRKRADLSASEMGPPGGDATPHVFSGTLVVAGHATARVLATGINSELGKIGRALSETTQEPTRIERQTARLVKIVALMGLSLAALVVVVYGLTRGDWAHGVLAGITLAMSLLPEEFPVVLTIFLALGAWRISRNNVLTRRMPAVETLGAATVLCVDKTGTLTENSMTVARIFAQGRFFDTIYKDGQKASHLEETFHTLAEFAILASQKDPTDPMEKALTRLGENCLAHTEHLHADWELVKEYPLSETLLGLSHVWIHTETDTYVVAAKGAPEAVCDLCHLPDPERDEIGRCAEIMAKDGLRVLGAARATFAGADLPPEQHDFAFEFLGLVGFSDPVRQGVPEAVAQCQRAGVRVVMITGDYPVTAQSIAKKIGIQNFQEVITGPELNLLSEDELAARLKTVNIFSRVVPEQKLKIVNAFKKNGEVVAMTGDGVNDAPALKAAHIGVAMGQRGTDVAREAAGLVLLNDDFGSIVAAIRLGRRIYENLKKAMAYIFAVHVPIAGMSLLPVILGKPLVLFPIHIAFLELIIDPTCTIAFEAEPEDAETMNRPPRNPQDPLFNSRLILTGLLQGFVVLGVVYAIYAVTLHRGMGEKEARALTFTTLIIANLGLILTNRSFSRIIVKTLFEKNPAVWWVVGATLAFLGAVLYVPFLRNLFNLSYLHANDLALCFGAGLTSIVWFEAVKLFRRR, encoded by the coding sequence ATGAAACCGGATAACCTTTGCGCCACAGGCCAGCCCTTTCCGGGCCTTTCCAGCGAACAGGCGGCGCTGAAACTGACCACGGAGGGCTTTAACGAACTTCCCTCGGCGAAGAAAAGGGGCCTTTTGAGGCTCGCCTTCGAGGTTGCAAGCGAGCCCATGTTCCTGCTTCTGGTGGGCTGCGGGGCGCTCTACCTCACCCTTGGGGAGCTTTCCGACGCCCTGGTCCTTCTGGGCTTCGTGTTCGTGGTGATGGGCATAACCCTTTACCAGGAGCGCAAGACCGAGCGCGCCCTGGAGGCTTTGCGCGACCTTTCCAGCCCCCGCGCCCTGGTTGTGCGTGACGGGGTGGCCCGGCGAATTCCGGGCAGGGAGGTGGTGACGGAGGACATCCTCTGCCTCTGCGAGGGTGACCGTGTTCCGGCTGACGCGGTGGTTCTGGAAGGATCGAACCTCACGGTGGACGAGTCGCTTCTAACAGGCGAGTCCGTGCCCGTGCGCAAGCGCGCCGACCTTTCGGCCAGCGAAATGGGGCCTCCGGGTGGCGACGCCACCCCCCACGTCTTTTCCGGCACCCTGGTGGTGGCGGGCCACGCCACAGCGCGGGTTCTCGCCACCGGCATAAATTCGGAACTCGGAAAAATCGGCCGGGCGCTTTCGGAAACGACCCAGGAGCCCACCAGGATAGAGCGCCAGACCGCCCGCCTGGTAAAGATTGTGGCGCTTATGGGGCTCTCCCTGGCCGCCTTGGTGGTGGTGGTTTACGGGCTCACGCGGGGCGACTGGGCCCACGGGGTGCTTGCCGGAATCACCCTTGCAATGTCCCTTCTGCCCGAGGAATTCCCGGTGGTGCTCACCATCTTCCTGGCCCTGGGGGCGTGGAGGATAAGCCGGAACAACGTTCTTACGCGCAGGATGCCCGCAGTTGAAACCCTTGGGGCCGCCACGGTTTTATGCGTGGACAAGACCGGCACCCTCACGGAAAACTCCATGACAGTCGCCCGGATATTCGCCCAGGGCCGGTTTTTCGACACCATTTATAAGGACGGGCAAAAGGCGTCCCACCTGGAAGAAACCTTCCATACCCTAGCCGAGTTCGCCATTCTGGCCAGCCAGAAAGACCCCACCGACCCCATGGAAAAGGCCCTGACCCGCCTTGGTGAAAACTGCCTCGCCCACACCGAGCATCTGCACGCTGATTGGGAGCTTGTGAAGGAATACCCGCTTTCGGAAACCCTTCTGGGCCTTTCCCACGTGTGGATTCACACGGAAACCGACACCTACGTGGTGGCGGCCAAGGGCGCGCCCGAAGCGGTGTGCGATCTTTGCCACCTTCCGGACCCGGAAAGGGACGAAATCGGCCGGTGCGCAGAGATCATGGCAAAAGACGGCCTTCGGGTTCTGGGCGCGGCCAGGGCGACCTTTGCAGGAGCCGATCTTCCGCCCGAACAGCATGATTTCGCCTTCGAGTTTCTTGGGCTTGTGGGTTTTTCGGACCCCGTGCGACAGGGCGTACCGGAGGCCGTGGCCCAGTGCCAAAGGGCCGGGGTAAGGGTGGTAATGATAACGGGCGATTACCCGGTGACCGCCCAGAGCATCGCCAAAAAAATCGGTATTCAAAATTTCCAGGAGGTAATAACCGGGCCGGAGTTGAACCTTTTAAGCGAGGACGAGCTTGCGGCCCGGCTCAAGACGGTGAACATCTTCAGCCGGGTTGTTCCCGAACAGAAGTTGAAAATCGTCAACGCCTTCAAGAAAAACGGCGAAGTTGTGGCCATGACCGGCGACGGCGTGAACGACGCCCCGGCCCTGAAAGCCGCCCACATAGGCGTGGCCATGGGCCAGAGGGGAACGGACGTGGCCAGGGAGGCGGCGGGGCTGGTTCTTCTGAACGACGATTTCGGGAGCATCGTGGCCGCCATAAGGCTTGGCCGCCGCATCTACGAAAACCTCAAAAAGGCAATGGCCTACATTTTCGCGGTCCACGTGCCCATAGCCGGCATGAGCCTTCTTCCGGTGATCCTCGGAAAGCCCCTGGTGCTTTTCCCCATCCACATAGCCTTTCTGGAACTCATCATCGACCCCACCTGCACCATAGCCTTCGAGGCCGAGCCGGAGGACGCCGAAACCATGAACCGGCCCCCGCGCAATCCCCAAGACCCCCTTTTCAATTCAAGGCTCATTCTCACCGGGCTTTTGCAGGGCTTCGTGGTTCTTGGCGTGGTTTACGCCATCTACGCAGTCACCCTTCACCGGGGCATGGGGGAAAAGGAGGCAAGAGCCTTGACCTTCACCACCCTCATAATCGCCAACCTTGGCCTCATCCTCACCAACCGCAGCTTTTCCCGGATCATAGTAAAAACCCTTTTCGAGAAAAACCCGGCGGTCTGGTGGGTGGTGGGCGCGACCCTGGCCTTTCTGGGCGCGGTGCTCTACGTGCCCTTTCTGCGGAACCTGTTCAACTTAAGCTACCTCCACGCAAACGACCTTGCGCTGTGCTTCGGCGCGGGCCTTACAAGCATAGTCTGGTTCGAGGCCGTGAAACTTTTCAGGAGACGCTGA